The Microlunatus antarcticus DNA segment CAGTCGCGCCGTACGCGCGTCGGCTGATCCAGCAGGCGGGTGTCCCCCGCGTCGCCTCGGTGAGCGGACTGCCGCCGGCCGTCGCCCTGCAGCAGCAGCGGAACGGGAGCTCGTCCCGCTCGTCCGTCGGCACCGTGACCACCCTGTCGAACTCGCTGCGCATGCTCTTCTCCCGGATGGGGACCTATCCCGACGGGGCCGAGCGGCTCGACTCGGACGCGTTCTCGGCCAACACCCCGGCTGGCGCGTGCCCGCACTGCCACGGCGTGGGCGTGACGTTCGCGGTCAGCGAGTCGTCCGTGGTGCCCGACCCCTCGCTCAGCATCCGCGAGGGTGCGGTGGCCGCCTGGCCGGGCGCGTGGCTGGGCAAGAACTTCCGCGACATCCTCCGGACCCTCGGCTACGACGTCGACCGGCCGTGGCGCGACCTCGAGCGGGCCGACCGCGACTGGATCCTCTTCACCGACGAGCACCCGGTGGTGACGGTCAACTTCGAGCGCGAGGCCGGCCGGATCCAGCGGCCGTACCAGGGTCGGTGGACCGGGGTGCGGGAGTACGTCCTCGAGACCTTCGCCACGACGAAGTCGGCCCCGATCCGCCGCCGGCTGCGCGCCTACCTCGACGCCTCGCCCTGCCCGGTCTGCGGCGGTCGTCGGCTGCGGCCGGAGGCGCTGGCCGTCACGTTCGCCGGGCACGACATCGCCGACCTCGCCGCGCTCCCCCTGGAACGTCTTGTGGCCCTGCTGCGCGAGGCGGCCTCCGGGCACGACCGCGACAGCGCGGCCGGCACGCTGCTGGACGACCTGCTGGGCCGCAGCGAGCTCGTCGTCGACCTGGGCCTCGGCTACCTGGCCCTGGACCGGGCCGTCCCCACCCTCTCGGCCGGTGAGCTGCAGCGGCTGCGGTTGGCGACCCAGCTGCGGTCGGGCCTCTTCGGGGTCGTCTACGTCCTGGACGAGCCGTCGGCCGGCCTCCACCCCGCCGACACCGAGGCGGTGACCCGGGTGCTGCTCGGGCTGCGCGACGCCGGCAACAGCGTGCTGCTCGTCGAGCACGACCTCGACCTGGTGCGTTCCGCGGACTGGCTGGTCGACGTCGGGCCCGGCGCCGGGAACGGCGGCGGACGGATCCTGCACAGCGGGCCCGTGGCCGGGCTGCAGGACGTGGCCGCCTCCGCAACACGGCCCTATCTCGCGCCGGACCACCGCCCCGCCCTCCGCGCCGAGCCGCGCACGCCGACCGGCTGGCTCCGGCTGCACGAGGTGTCGGCCCACAACCTGCACGACCTCGACGTCGACCTGCCGCTCGGCACCTTCACCGTGGTGACCGGCGTGTCCGGGGCGGGCAAGACGACGCTGCTCGACGTGCTGGCCGACGTCACCCGCCACCACCTCGGCCTCCCCGACTCCGCCGACGAGGCGAACGACGAGGAGGAGCCCGACCCGTCAGACCCCGCCTCGGCCGAGGACGCAGGAGAGACGGAAGGGGTCGCTGTCGAGGCCGCGGCGGAGCGACGGGCAGGCCGCGTGGACGGGCTCGAGGCGGTGAGCCGGCTCGTCGTGGTCGACCAGCGACCGATCGGCCGTACGCCGCGCTCCAACCTGGCCACGTACACCGGGTTGTTCGACGCGGTCCGCTCGACCTTCGCCAAGACACCCGAGGCGCGCCGGCGCCGCTGGAGTGCCAGCCGGTTCTCCTTCAACGTCGCCGCCGGACGCTGCCCGACCTGCAAGGGCGAGGGCAGCCTGGCCGTCCGGATGCTGTTCCTGCCCGGCTCGTACTCGGTCTGCCCCACCTGCCACGGGTCCCGCTACGCGGCCGAGACGCTCGAGGTGACGCACCGGGGCCGGACCATCGCCGACGTGCTGGAGCTCGACGTCGACGCCGCGGTGACCGCTCTGAACGACATCCCCGCCGCCGTACGCGGTCTGACCGCCCTGCGCGACGTCGGTCTGGGCTACCTCCGGCTGGGTCAGCCGGCGACGGAGCTGTCCGGCGGAGAGGCCCAGCGGATCAAGCTGGCCACCGAGCTGCAGCGCACCCGGCTGGCCGGCACGCTCTACCTGCTCGACGAGCCGACGACGGGGCTGCACCCGGCCGACGTGGAACGACTGCTGCTCCTGCTCCAGGGCCTGGTCGACGCCGGGAGCACGGTGGTCGTCGTCGAGCACGACGCCGCCGTCGCCCTCGCGGCGGACTGGCTCGTCGACCTCGGGCCCGGAGGCGGGGACACCGGTGGTGCGGTCGTCGACGCGGGTCGGCCGGTCGACGTCGTGCAGCGAGGGTCAGGCCCGACGGCGGCCCACCTGGCCCGCCGGCTGGCCTGACTCACCAGCTGCTGCTGCCGCCCCCGCCACCGCCGCCACCGGAGAAGCCACCGCCGCCGAACGAGCTGCCGCCACCAAAACCGGTGCCGCCGCTCCCGCTCGAGGCCGACGGGACCGGGCTGGCCGAGGACAGGAGGGTCCCGGTCAGGAACCCGGTGTTGAAGGAGCTCAGGTTCATGTTGCCGTAGTACCAGTACGGGACGGTGTCAGGCAGCCGGCCCATCGCGACCAGGTCGCCGCACACCTTGGACCAGCGGTCGGCCAGACCGAAG contains these protein-coding regions:
- a CDS encoding excinuclease ABC subunit UvrA encodes the protein MPPGFIEVRGAREHNLRDVDVSLPRDAVVAFTGISGSGKSSLAFGTIFAESQRRYLESVAPYARRLIQQAGVPRVASVSGLPPAVALQQQRNGSSSRSSVGTVTTLSNSLRMLFSRMGTYPDGAERLDSDAFSANTPAGACPHCHGVGVTFAVSESSVVPDPSLSIREGAVAAWPGAWLGKNFRDILRTLGYDVDRPWRDLERADRDWILFTDEHPVVTVNFEREAGRIQRPYQGRWTGVREYVLETFATTKSAPIRRRLRAYLDASPCPVCGGRRLRPEALAVTFAGHDIADLAALPLERLVALLREAASGHDRDSAAGTLLDDLLGRSELVVDLGLGYLALDRAVPTLSAGELQRLRLATQLRSGLFGVVYVLDEPSAGLHPADTEAVTRVLLGLRDAGNSVLLVEHDLDLVRSADWLVDVGPGAGNGGGRILHSGPVAGLQDVAASATRPYLAPDHRPALRAEPRTPTGWLRLHEVSAHNLHDLDVDLPLGTFTVVTGVSGAGKTTLLDVLADVTRHHLGLPDSADEANDEEEPDPSDPASAEDAGETEGVAVEAAAERRAGRVDGLEAVSRLVVVDQRPIGRTPRSNLATYTGLFDAVRSTFAKTPEARRRRWSASRFSFNVAAGRCPTCKGEGSLAVRMLFLPGSYSVCPTCHGSRYAAETLEVTHRGRTIADVLELDVDAAVTALNDIPAAVRGLTALRDVGLGYLRLGQPATELSGGEAQRIKLATELQRTRLAGTLYLLDEPTTGLHPADVERLLLLLQGLVDAGSTVVVVEHDAAVALAADWLVDLGPGGGDTGGAVVDAGRPVDVVQRGSGPTAAHLARRLA